A genomic window from Glycine soja cultivar W05 chromosome 10, ASM419377v2, whole genome shotgun sequence includes:
- the LOC114371346 gene encoding uncharacterized protein LOC114371346 has protein sequence MEVLLRNLSLRDLRQGDPLAPLLFNIVVEGLTGLMRSAVTKNLFSSYQVGKKKEEVNILQYADDTLFFGAATNDNVRVLKCILKCFELVSGLKINYNKSQFGCLGKSEGWCREATSFLNCSQLEFPFSYLGIPVGVSSKCRNNNVASPWWKDLKVVFQQQQINTFCNHLKWKLGSGDKISFWKDKWLHDNLTLQQKYPTLYQISGQQSSTINLMGELVAERWEWKLKWRRHFFDHKIQLIVAFLAELENVHITQSSRDSLIWQADPNGIYSTKSAYTLLQEADREVLEDSASKIIWSLQIPPRATAFSWRLLKNRIPTKANLRRQVEMPSYNCPLCESEEETTSHVLFSCTKTRILWWEAMSWVNKVGPLPIEPNNHFLQFSHWNAKRSTNKRWEALWITLSMTIWKHRNNMVFNNQLFIPEKVMDEALFHTWSWLRCMEKDFNTHFNHWSSNLREEFS, from the exons ATGGAAGTACTTCTCAGGAATTTGTCCCTAAGAGACTTAAGGCAAGGTGATCCCCTTGCACCTTTGCTATTCAATATAGTAGTGGAAGGCCTTACCGGGTTGATGAGATCAGCAGTAACAAAAAATCTCTTCAGCAGCTATCAAgtgggaaagaaaaaagaggaagtTAATATACTTCAATATGCAGATGACACCTTGTTCTTTGGGGCTGCCACTAATGATAATGTTAGAGTTTTAAAGTGTATCCTGAAATGTTTTGAATTGGTTTCTGGTCTAAAGATAAACTACAATAAGAGCCAATTCGGGTGTCTGGGTAAATCTGAAGGCTGGTGTAGGGAAGCAACTTCTTTTCTCAACTGCAGTCAATTGGAATTTCCCTTTTCTTACCTTGGAATTCCTGTAGGGGTGAGCTCTAAATGCAG AAACAACAATGTAGCCTCTCCTTGGTGGAAAGATCTCAAGGTTGTCTTCCAGCAGCAGCAAATCAACACATTTTGCAATCACCTGAAGTGGAAGCTGGGATCGGGTGATAAAATTAGCTTTTGGAAGGATAAGTGGCTGCATGATAATCTGACTCTCCAACAGAAATACCCTACTTTGTATCAAATCAGTGGCCAACAGTCTTCTACAATCAACCTAATGGGGGAATTGGTAGCAGAGAGGTGGGAATGGAAGCTAAAATGGAGGAGGCATTTCTTTGACCATAAAATCCAACTGATAGTAGCTTTCTTGGCTGAGCTTGAAAATGTCCACATTACTCAGTCCAGCAGGGATTCCCTAATTTGGCAAGCTGACCCTAATGGTATTTATTCTACAAAGTCAGCTTATACACTGCTGCAGGAGGCTGATAGGGAGGTTCTTGAGGACAGTGCATCGAAGATAATTTGGTCCTTGCAAATCCCTCCACGAGCAACAGCGTTTTCATGGAGATTACTCAAAAATAGGATACCCACCAAGGCTAATTTGAGAAGACAGGTGGAGATGCCTTCATATAATTGCCCTTTATGTGAATCTGAAGAGGAAACTACTAGTCATGTTCTGTTCAGCTGCACTAAAACAAGGATCCTTTGGTGGGAGGCTATGAGCTGGGTTAATAAAGTGGGTCCTCTCCCCATAGAACCAAATAATCATTTCTTGCAGTTCTCACACTGGAATGCGAAAAGAAGCACAAACAAAAGATGGGAAGCATTATGGATAACACTGTCTATGACCATTTGGAAGCACAGAAACAACATGGTCTTCAATAACCAGCTCTTCATCCCCGAAAAAGTCATGGACGAAGCATTATTCCATACTTGGTCTTGGCTAAGGTGTATGGAGAAGGATTTTAATACCCACTTTAACCACTGGTCATCTAATTTGAGGGAGGAATTCTCTTAG